Proteins from one Mesorhizobium shangrilense genomic window:
- a CDS encoding biosynthetic peptidoglycan transglycosylase → MGGLTEPIVDHETEGLDMAGRPKGGNRIGLKRWVRRGIAVLFVMALIPAVLTFLYLPSFVHPVSTLMLKDLATFSGYDRRWVSIDDVAPVLAHSVIMSEDGQFCFHRGVDLGELKGVVDDALAGEATRGASTITMQTVKNLFLWSRPLGTVRKVVELPLAVYFDAVMSKRRIMEIYLNIAEWGPGIYGIEAAAQHHFGISAKQLSRRQAALLAVTLPNPIERNPAKPGPGLKRLANLIERRAGRSGAYVGCLQ, encoded by the coding sequence TTGGGCGGCTTGACGGAACCGATCGTCGATCACGAAACCGAAGGGCTGGACATGGCGGGGAGACCGAAAGGCGGCAACCGCATCGGTCTCAAACGCTGGGTCCGGCGCGGCATTGCCGTACTCTTCGTGATGGCGCTGATCCCGGCGGTGCTGACCTTCCTCTATCTGCCATCGTTCGTGCATCCGGTTTCGACGCTGATGCTGAAGGATCTGGCGACGTTTTCAGGCTACGACCGCCGCTGGGTTTCGATCGACGACGTGGCGCCGGTGCTGGCGCATTCGGTCATCATGTCGGAAGACGGGCAGTTCTGCTTCCATCGCGGCGTCGACCTTGGTGAATTGAAGGGCGTGGTCGACGACGCGCTCGCCGGCGAGGCCACGCGCGGCGCGTCGACCATCACCATGCAGACCGTGAAGAACCTCTTTCTGTGGTCTCGGCCGCTGGGCACGGTTCGAAAGGTCGTCGAACTGCCGCTGGCCGTCTATTTCGATGCCGTCATGTCGAAACGGCGCATCATGGAAATCTATCTCAATATCGCCGAATGGGGGCCGGGCATCTATGGCATCGAGGCCGCCGCCCAGCATCATTTCGGAATTTCGGCCAAACAGCTGTCACGGCGGCAGGCGGCGCTGCTGGCCGTCACCTTGCCCAACCCGATCGAACGCAATCCGGCAAAGCCGGGACCGGGCCTCAAACGGCTCGCCAACCTGATCGAGCGGCGGGCGGGCCGGTCCGGCGCCTATGTCGGTTGTCTCCAGTAG
- the rpmF gene encoding 50S ribosomal protein L32, with protein MAVPKRKTSPSKRGMRRSADALKAPTYVEDKNSGEMRRPHHIDLKTGMYRGRQVLTPKES; from the coding sequence ATGGCCGTTCCGAAACGAAAAACCTCTCCGTCCAAGCGCGGCATGCGCCGCTCGGCCGACGCCCTCAAGGCCCCGACCTATGTCGAGGACAAGAATTCCGGCGAAATGCGCCGCCCGCACCACATCGACCTGAAGACCGGCATGTATCGCGGCCGTCAGGTGTTGACGCCCAAGGAAAGCTGA
- a CDS encoding Lrp/AsnC family transcriptional regulator, with product MWDFVSTSDLDDTEQAVLSQLKVDGRMSSVDIAKRIGVTEATVRRKMARVLEDPDICIQAVVRPLRSDVGIAAIVGLDVDREHIISVAKKLSEYSFVDSVYAMTGPFDIIIQLTLPSTTSLHDFLVSELANVPGIKDSESYMIGRVFKHSGRAYQHSKTEEKRG from the coding sequence ATGTGGGATTTCGTCAGCACGAGTGATCTGGACGATACCGAACAAGCGGTGCTTTCCCAACTCAAGGTCGACGGACGGATGTCGAGCGTCGATATCGCCAAGCGCATCGGCGTGACCGAAGCGACCGTGCGGCGAAAAATGGCCCGTGTGCTGGAAGATCCGGATATCTGCATCCAGGCTGTCGTGCGTCCCTTGCGCAGCGATGTCGGCATCGCGGCAATCGTCGGGCTCGATGTTGACCGCGAGCACATCATCAGTGTCGCCAAAAAGCTGTCCGAGTACTCGTTCGTCGACAGCGTCTACGCCATGACCGGACCGTTCGACATCATCATCCAGCTCACCTTGCCGTCAACGACCAGCCTGCATGACTTCCTGGTCAGCGAATTGGCCAATGTTCCCGGCATCAAGGACTCGGAGAGCTACATGATCGGCCGCGTCTTCAAACACAGCGGCCGCGCCTACCAGCACAGCAAAACCGAAGAAAAAAGAGGGTAA
- a CDS encoding transporter substrate-binding domain-containing protein translates to MIAFFSASRRRVLSLLAAAPLFLSLAPAHADGLIDQIKQRGTIVVGTEAAFEPFEFVRDGQIVGYNKDILDYVVSQLGVKLDQLNLPFQGLLPGLLAKKFDLMATSTGINAERAAKYAYTRPTGSFENVIVVRADETRIKTPEDITGMVVATQLASSVQPIIEAYDKELKDKGGKGVGELKLFTSFPETHVALASGQVDAIVIASPSAAVLMKNVPDTYKVVGSIGEFSYLSWVLRPEDKDLREFINAKIGELKDSGKLKELQLKWFGFEMKTPAEGYLPPGAL, encoded by the coding sequence ATGATTGCGTTTTTCTCAGCTTCGCGCCGCCGCGTCCTGTCTCTGCTTGCCGCCGCGCCGCTCTTCCTGTCACTCGCTCCCGCTCATGCCGATGGGTTGATCGATCAGATCAAGCAGCGCGGCACCATCGTCGTTGGCACCGAGGCCGCCTTCGAACCGTTCGAGTTCGTCCGTGATGGCCAGATCGTCGGCTACAACAAGGACATCCTGGACTATGTGGTAAGCCAGTTGGGCGTGAAGCTCGACCAGCTCAACCTTCCCTTCCAGGGCCTGCTGCCGGGCCTGCTTGCCAAGAAGTTCGATCTGATGGCGACGTCTACCGGCATCAACGCCGAACGGGCGGCGAAATACGCCTACACTCGACCGACGGGGTCGTTCGAGAACGTGATTGTCGTGCGTGCCGACGAGACCCGCATCAAGACGCCGGAAGACATTACTGGCATGGTGGTGGCGACGCAGCTTGCGTCGTCCGTGCAGCCGATCATCGAAGCCTATGACAAGGAGCTCAAGGACAAGGGTGGCAAAGGTGTCGGCGAACTGAAGCTGTTCACCTCCTTCCCCGAGACCCATGTCGCCCTGGCCTCCGGACAGGTCGACGCCATTGTCATCGCCTCGCCTTCAGCGGCGGTGCTGATGAAGAACGTTCCCGATACCTACAAGGTCGTCGGCTCGATCGGCGAATTCTCTTATCTGTCCTGGGTCTTGCGGCCGGAGGACAAGGATCTACGCGAATTCATCAACGCCAAGATCGGCGAGCTGAAGGATAGCGGCAAGCTGAAGGAGCTGCAGCTGAAATGGTTCGGCTTCGAGATGAAGACGCCTGCTGAAGGCTATCTGCCACCCGGCGCGCTCTGA
- a CDS encoding amino acid ABC transporter permease → MFHFSKTLAFLPQFLTGACITLGVSALGFLVGTVIGFGLLACGRSRWRVVRWIGALYTSFIRGTPLIVQIFVVYYVLPGLVGIDLPPLLAGVLALSFNSAAFVAEILRAGLTRIPAGQYEAAKALGLKPVVIWFKVIMPQLFRAIIPPMVNEFTMLVKASSILSVIAVVELTRTAQNIMNVTYRPVEAFCMAAVLYFIVLFSCSLLTRHLERKAQGARA, encoded by the coding sequence ATGTTCCATTTTTCAAAAACGCTGGCCTTCCTGCCGCAATTCCTGACCGGTGCCTGCATCACGCTCGGTGTCTCGGCGCTGGGGTTCCTGGTCGGCACGGTGATCGGCTTCGGCTTGCTCGCTTGCGGTCGATCACGCTGGCGCGTGGTTCGCTGGATCGGCGCGCTCTACACCAGTTTCATTCGCGGCACGCCGCTGATCGTGCAGATTTTCGTTGTCTATTATGTGCTGCCGGGTCTTGTCGGAATTGATCTGCCGCCGCTGCTGGCGGGCGTGCTGGCGCTCAGCTTCAACAGCGCTGCCTTCGTCGCCGAGATTCTGCGCGCCGGGCTGACACGCATTCCCGCCGGCCAATACGAAGCGGCCAAGGCGCTTGGCCTGAAACCCGTGGTGATCTGGTTCAAGGTCATCATGCCGCAGCTGTTCCGGGCCATCATCCCGCCGATGGTCAACGAGTTCACCATGCTGGTGAAAGCGTCATCCATCCTCTCCGTGATTGCCGTGGTCGAACTGACCCGCACCGCGCAGAACATCATGAACGTCACCTACCGGCCGGTCGAGGCCTTCTGCATGGCGGCGGTGCTGTATTTCATCGTGCTGTTCTCCTGCAGCCTGCTGACCAGGCACCTGGAACGCAAGGCGCAGGGAGCACGCGCATGA
- a CDS encoding amino acid ABC transporter permease: MTFDFSVILDNWQILAKGFGNTVLMCAVSLPLGFALGVVLALVRLRGGRLSAAIVSAYVEIFRNIPFLIQIFLLFYALPMFGIRLSPVVVSIGALSAYASAYSAEIIRGAIQSISRGQVEAGYALGLRYLTIFRKILVPQVLGYILPAATNLTITLIKESAILSAITVPELTYMAQNVIGRTFSPVEIFTAIALLYWGLTALVAAISRSLEHRLQPHLAARRGA; encoded by the coding sequence ATGACGTTCGATTTTTCCGTCATCCTGGACAATTGGCAGATACTCGCCAAGGGCTTCGGCAATACGGTGCTGATGTGCGCCGTGTCGCTGCCGCTCGGCTTCGCGCTCGGCGTCGTGCTGGCGCTGGTCAGGCTGCGGGGCGGGCGGCTGTCGGCGGCTATCGTCTCGGCCTATGTTGAAATCTTCCGCAACATCCCGTTCCTGATCCAGATTTTCCTCTTGTTCTACGCCTTGCCGATGTTCGGCATCCGGCTTTCGCCGGTGGTGGTTTCGATCGGCGCGCTGTCGGCCTATGCCAGCGCCTATTCGGCCGAGATCATCAGGGGGGCGATCCAGTCCATCTCGCGTGGGCAGGTCGAGGCAGGCTATGCGCTCGGGCTGCGCTACCTCACCATCTTTCGCAAGATCCTTGTGCCGCAGGTGCTCGGCTATATCCTGCCCGCGGCCACCAATCTCACAATCACGCTGATCAAGGAATCGGCGATCCTGTCGGCGATCACGGTTCCCGAGCTCACCTATATGGCTCAGAACGTCATCGGCCGCACCTTCTCGCCGGTGGAGATCTTCACCGCCATTGCATTGCTGTACTGGGGGCTGACCGCCCTTGTCGCGGCAATCTCGCGCAGCCTGGAGCACAGGTTGCAGCCCCATCTCGCGGCCCGCCGTGGCGCCTGA
- a CDS encoding agmatinase → MSKLTTAPRDVFQTFMNFPLVEDLDTLKADVAIIGMPYGDPYTIDELINDQTNAPTAVRRASQRISQALDRYDFDIGGPVFDGQDIKVVDVGDVPGAAADHVGHYKRAEAAIRKIRAAGALPITIGGDHGIPIPIFRALDGEGPVTLVQLDAHLDWRDNVNGVKEGYSSTIRRASEMAHIKDIFQVGVRGQGSARAEEVAAAHAYGANIITTNEWQDIGTAALLKRIPDGGRYYLTIDADGLDPAVMPAVAGPQPGGVTYRQTIDLIKGLFAKGKVVGVDIVEITPARDVNEITSITAGHIILNVIGAAVRAGQFKR, encoded by the coding sequence ATGTCCAAGCTCACCACCGCGCCGCGCGATGTGTTCCAGACATTCATGAACTTTCCGCTGGTCGAGGATCTCGACACGCTGAAGGCTGACGTCGCCATTATCGGCATGCCTTATGGAGACCCCTACACAATCGACGAGCTGATCAACGACCAGACCAACGCGCCGACAGCGGTGCGGCGCGCCTCGCAGCGTATCAGCCAGGCGCTGGACCGCTATGATTTCGACATTGGCGGACCGGTCTTCGACGGCCAGGACATCAAGGTTGTCGATGTCGGCGACGTGCCCGGCGCGGCGGCCGATCATGTCGGGCACTACAAACGGGCCGAAGCCGCGATCCGCAAGATCCGCGCTGCCGGCGCACTGCCGATCACCATAGGCGGCGATCACGGCATTCCGATCCCGATCTTCCGGGCCCTTGACGGCGAGGGCCCGGTCACCCTGGTGCAGCTCGACGCCCATCTCGACTGGCGTGACAACGTCAACGGCGTCAAGGAGGGCTATTCCAGCACCATCCGCCGAGCCTCGGAAATGGCGCATATCAAGGACATCTTCCAGGTCGGCGTGCGCGGCCAGGGCAGCGCGCGCGCGGAAGAGGTGGCAGCCGCCCACGCTTACGGCGCCAACATCATAACCACCAATGAATGGCAGGACATCGGCACCGCGGCCCTGCTCAAGCGCATCCCCGATGGCGGTCGCTATTACCTCACCATCGATGCCGACGGGCTTGATCCGGCGGTCATGCCGGCTGTCGCCGGCCCACAGCCGGGCGGGGTCACCTATCGCCAGACGATCGACCTGATCAAGGGACTGTTCGCCAAGGGTAAGGTGGTCGGCGTCGATATCGTCGAGATCACTCCGGCGCGCGATGTCAACGAGATCACCTCGATCACCGCTGGCCATATCATCCTCAACGTCATTGGCGCCGCGGTGCGGGCGGGGCAGTTCAAGCGCTGA
- a CDS encoding GlcG/HbpS family heme-binding protein — protein sequence MTALTLEKAKQIIDAAFAKGAELKLKPLGVSVLDAGAHLVAFQRQDGASFLRPQMSAGKAYGALAIGMGSRRVEAFAKERPHLVAGISDVSGGRVLPVVGGVLIRDKAGAVIGAVGISGDTSDNDETAAIAGIEAAGFTADPG from the coding sequence ATGACCGCACTGACGCTCGAAAAGGCCAAGCAGATCATCGACGCCGCCTTTGCCAAGGGGGCCGAACTCAAGCTCAAGCCGCTGGGCGTCTCGGTGCTTGATGCCGGCGCCCATCTGGTCGCGTTCCAGCGCCAGGACGGCGCCTCGTTCCTGCGCCCGCAAATGTCGGCTGGAAAGGCCTATGGCGCGCTTGCCATCGGCATGGGATCGCGCCGCGTGGAAGCCTTCGCCAAGGAACGTCCGCATCTTGTCGCCGGCATTTCCGATGTCTCGGGCGGGCGTGTCCTGCCGGTCGTCGGCGGCGTTCTGATCCGTGACAAGGCTGGTGCCGTCATCGGTGCGGTCGGCATTTCGGGCGACACGTCGGACAATGACGAGACCGCGGCCATCGCCGGCATCGAGGCAGCCGGCTTCACCGCCGACCCAGGTTGA
- a CDS encoding winged helix-turn-helix transcriptional regulator: MSIDRRSGCPINLSLEVFGDRWSLIILRDMIFGGKRHFRELLNGSMEGIASNILADRLKRLMELGMLTRADDPTHKQKAIYSLTEMAITLVPILAHLGAWGRVWLPVSDDLSIRAELLEKGGPPLWEQFMDELRHEHLGTPSSTPSDATVRATLRAAYEAVVARKKDAGPGAPA, from the coding sequence ATGAGCATCGATCGCCGGTCCGGATGCCCGATCAACCTGTCGCTGGAAGTGTTCGGCGATCGCTGGAGCCTGATCATCCTTCGCGACATGATTTTCGGCGGCAAACGCCATTTTCGCGAGCTGCTCAACGGCTCGATGGAGGGGATCGCTTCCAACATCCTCGCCGACCGGCTGAAGCGATTGATGGAACTGGGCATGCTGACCAGGGCCGACGACCCCACCCACAAGCAGAAGGCCATCTACAGCCTGACCGAAATGGCCATCACGCTGGTGCCGATCCTGGCGCATCTCGGCGCCTGGGGCCGCGTCTGGCTGCCGGTGAGCGATGATCTGTCGATCCGCGCCGAGCTCCTCGAAAAAGGCGGCCCGCCGTTGTGGGAGCAATTCATGGACGAACTGCGCCACGAGCATCTTGGCACGCCATCCAGCACGCCCTCCGACGCCACGGTGCGCGCAACCCTGCGGGCAGCCTACGAGGCGGTCGTCGCCCGCAAGAAGGACGCAGGACCCGGTGCGCCTGCGTGA
- a CDS encoding alpha/beta fold hydrolase gives MATSEQPEIASQAFGDPANPSILLIMGAMASMLWWPEAVCRKLADAGLFVIRYDNRDTGRSTKYPPGAPPYTLDDMADDAIHVLDSHGIGEAHIVGMSMGGMIAQLVVLKYPPRVLSLTVISSSPIGTDTSHLPGTTEAYMEHSAGGENVDWSDRGQVVDFITRDARMIASVAHPFDEKRTRAFIEGDYDRSGGFLSATNHFMLKGGEAWKGRLGEIAAPLLVVHGTADPIFPIEHGAALAEAVAGARLVRIEGGGHELHPDDWTTIAAAIVAHAQAG, from the coding sequence ATGGCGACGAGTGAACAGCCGGAAATCGCATCCCAGGCCTTTGGCGATCCAGCAAATCCTTCGATCCTGCTCATCATGGGCGCCATGGCCTCAATGCTGTGGTGGCCGGAGGCGGTCTGCAGGAAACTGGCTGACGCCGGCCTGTTCGTGATCCGCTATGACAATCGCGACACCGGCCGCTCGACCAAATATCCGCCGGGCGCGCCGCCTTATACGCTCGACGACATGGCTGATGATGCGATCCATGTGCTCGACAGCCATGGCATCGGAGAGGCCCATATTGTCGGCATGTCGATGGGCGGCATGATTGCGCAGCTTGTGGTCTTGAAGTATCCGCCGCGTGTCCTGTCGCTTACGGTCATCAGCAGTTCGCCGATTGGAACCGACACGTCCCATCTGCCGGGAACGACCGAAGCCTATATGGAACATTCGGCTGGAGGCGAGAACGTCGATTGGTCCGATCGCGGCCAGGTGGTCGATTTTATCACCAGGGATGCGCGGATGATCGCCAGCGTGGCGCATCCGTTCGACGAGAAACGGACAAGGGCGTTTATCGAAGGGGATTACGACCGTTCCGGCGGCTTTCTGAGCGCGACCAATCATTTCATGCTCAAGGGCGGCGAGGCCTGGAAGGGCCGCCTCGGCGAGATCGCGGCTCCGCTGCTCGTGGTGCACGGCACGGCAGACCCGATCTTCCCGATCGAGCACGGCGCGGCACTTGCCGAGGCGGTTGCCGGGGCGCGGCTTGTCCGCATTGAGGGCGGCGGTCACGAGCTGCATCCGGACGATTGGACAACGATAGCTGCTGCGATCGTCGCTCACGCCCAGGCCGGCTAA
- a CDS encoding glutathione S-transferase family protein, whose protein sequence is MTLTLHFHPLASFCWKPLVALYENDTPFTSVIVDLGNEQSRAAFLKLSPWGKMPALRDDARDRTVPESTIIIEYLAAHYPGPVELLPVDVGLASRVRVADRFYDFYVQEPMQKIVADRLRPEGMTDPFGVEQARGQLRNSYTFLEQDMQAKSWATGETFTMADCAASPALFYANKVEPFGDRYPAVKRYHDRLVERPSFARVIEEAQPYFHMFPYNNG, encoded by the coding sequence ATGACCCTTACGCTTCACTTTCACCCGCTGGCCTCCTTCTGCTGGAAGCCTTTGGTCGCGCTTTATGAGAACGATACGCCATTCACATCGGTCATCGTCGATCTCGGCAACGAGCAGTCGCGCGCCGCCTTCCTGAAATTGTCGCCCTGGGGCAAGATGCCGGCGTTGCGCGACGATGCGCGCGACCGCACGGTGCCGGAATCGACCATCATCATCGAATATCTGGCCGCCCATTACCCAGGGCCAGTCGAACTGCTCCCCGTCGATGTCGGTCTCGCCAGCAGGGTTCGCGTGGCCGACCGCTTCTATGATTTCTATGTCCAGGAGCCGATGCAGAAGATCGTCGCCGACCGGCTGCGGCCGGAAGGCATGACCGATCCGTTCGGCGTCGAGCAGGCGCGAGGCCAGTTGCGCAATTCCTATACCTTCCTTGAACAAGACATGCAGGCAAAGAGCTGGGCGACGGGCGAGACCTTCACCATGGCCGACTGCGCGGCGTCACCGGCGCTGTTCTACGCCAACAAGGTCGAGCCTTTCGGCGACCGATATCCGGCGGTGAAGCGTTACCACGACCGATTGGTGGAGCGGCCATCCTTCGCCCGCGTGATCGAGGAAGCGCAGCCCTATTTCCACATGTTCCCCTACAACAACGGTTAA
- a CDS encoding ArsR/SmtB family transcription factor: MLHDPAQLDLMFQALADPARRQMVDRLSRGPASVSQLAEPLAMSLSAVVQHLNVLEASGLVRTEKLGRVRTCQIEPQALRTAEHWINERRLIWERRLDRLGAFLAETNDDTEGK; encoded by the coding sequence ATGCTGCACGATCCGGCCCAGCTTGATCTGATGTTCCAGGCGCTTGCCGACCCGGCGCGCCGGCAGATGGTCGACCGATTGTCGCGCGGTCCGGCATCGGTCAGCCAACTGGCCGAGCCGCTGGCGATGTCGCTGTCGGCTGTCGTCCAGCACCTGAACGTGCTGGAGGCAAGCGGGCTCGTCCGCACCGAGAAACTCGGCCGGGTGCGCACCTGCCAGATTGAACCGCAGGCGCTGAGAACCGCCGAACACTGGATCAACGAACGGCGCCTGATCTGGGAGCGCCGGCTCGACCGGCTCGGCGCCTTTCTTGCCGAAACCAATGACGACACCGAAGGAAAGTGA
- a CDS encoding SRPBCC family protein, with protein sequence MTEPSVTHATIVLERFYNASPARVFKALADPQARMRWGTPSKDAELVYDKTDFRVGGLDVSRCGPRSRLIYRVETRYMDIEPEYRIVSTEVVSEGWNRLSVSLITVELQAQGKSTRLILTDQVAAFGDKDMIAGSEAGFSAALDNLAAEFSNEPADA encoded by the coding sequence ATGACCGAACCGTCCGTGACACATGCCACCATCGTGCTCGAGCGCTTCTATAATGCTTCGCCGGCGCGGGTGTTCAAGGCCCTGGCCGACCCGCAGGCGCGCATGCGCTGGGGCACGCCATCGAAGGATGCGGAACTGGTCTACGACAAGACCGACTTTCGTGTCGGCGGGCTGGATGTCAGCCGCTGCGGGCCGCGCAGCAGACTGATCTACCGGGTTGAAACCCGCTATATGGATATCGAGCCCGAATACAGGATCGTCTCGACCGAAGTCGTGTCGGAGGGCTGGAACCGGCTTTCCGTGTCCCTGATCACGGTCGAGCTTCAGGCACAGGGTAAATCCACACGGCTTATCCTCACCGACCAGGTCGCGGCCTTCGGCGACAAGGACATGATCGCCGGCAGCGAGGCGGGATTCAGCGCCGCGCTGGACAATCTCGCGGCGGAGTTTTCGAACGAGCCCGCCGACGCCTGA
- a CDS encoding nuclear transport factor 2 family protein encodes MPGKSRSELIHSYFAAYQANDREIIEAVLTDDFTFTSPYDDAIDRATYFVRCWPNSKLFKSITIERICEDGDAAFVLYRCETLDGKGFRNTELHTFRGSRLCGVEVYFGAAHKDGVFIAQQPSS; translated from the coding sequence ATGCCCGGCAAAAGCAGATCGGAGCTGATCCACAGTTATTTCGCTGCCTATCAGGCGAATGACCGTGAAATCATCGAGGCTGTCCTGACCGATGATTTCACCTTCACCAGCCCTTATGACGATGCCATCGACCGGGCGACCTATTTCGTGCGGTGCTGGCCCAACAGCAAGCTCTTCAAGTCGATCACCATCGAGAGGATATGCGAGGACGGGGACGCTGCCTTCGTTCTCTATCGTTGCGAAACGCTCGACGGCAAAGGCTTCCGCAACACCGAGCTTCATACGTTCCGGGGCAGCCGGCTGTGCGGTGTCGAGGTCTATTTCGGGGCTGCCCACAAGGACGGCGTCTTCATCGCCCAGCAACCATCAAGCTAG
- a CDS encoding SRPBCC family protein yields the protein MTQRSVVHSTFIIDRFYPVPPAKVYFALSDPAAKRRWFTDPSNPMPSRHEMDFRVGGKEINAGGPKDGPIHVYNATYQDIVPDQRIVYSYDMLFGETRISVSLATIELHAEGKGTRLVLTEQGAFLDGHDSSATREHGTRELLDALGAALTVEA from the coding sequence ATGACCCAGCGATCCGTCGTCCATTCCACCTTCATCATCGACCGCTTCTATCCGGTGCCGCCCGCGAAAGTTTACTTCGCGCTCAGCGATCCGGCGGCCAAGAGGCGCTGGTTCACGGACCCCAGCAACCCGATGCCCAGCAGGCATGAAATGGACTTCCGCGTTGGCGGCAAGGAGATCAATGCCGGCGGTCCCAAGGACGGACCGATCCACGTATACAACGCTACCTATCAGGACATCGTGCCGGACCAGCGCATCGTCTACAGTTACGACATGCTTTTTGGCGAAACCCGCATCTCGGTGTCCTTGGCTACGATCGAGCTGCATGCCGAAGGCAAGGGCACGCGGCTGGTGCTGACCGAGCAGGGCGCTTTTCTCGATGGCCACGACAGCTCCGCCACCCGCGAGCACGGCACCCGCGAACTGCTCGACGCGCTGGGCGCGGCGCTGACGGTCGAAGCCTGA
- a CDS encoding ArsR/SmtB family transcription factor produces the protein MMFSDAFMAIADPNRRHLLEELRRGPKTVNELAAGLPVSRPAVSQHLKVLLDAGLVNAKPEGTRRVYTVSNAGFLKLNLWLDQFWET, from the coding sequence ATGATGTTTTCCGACGCCTTCATGGCGATTGCCGATCCCAACCGGCGCCATCTCTTGGAAGAACTCCGGCGCGGCCCGAAGACCGTCAACGAATTGGCCGCCGGACTGCCGGTATCGCGACCCGCCGTCTCCCAGCACCTGAAGGTGCTGCTTGATGCCGGCCTGGTCAACGCCAAGCCGGAAGGAACAAGACGGGTCTATACGGTGAGCAATGCCGGTTTCCTGAAGCTGAACCTCTGGCTCGATCAATTCTGGGAGACCTGA
- a CDS encoding MFS transporter, with protein sequence MFAAYRPILSLLRGTAFLLAASGLHGLLLPLRGQLEGFSTASLGLMGTAWAGGFVTGCFFAPRLVRRAGHVRAFGAFAASGAIVALLTGLIIDEYVWILLRAFTGFTMAGAFMVIESWLNEKATNENRGTVFGLYMMVTYASIMGGQMIVAGGDVRSDSLFMITGILFCLSLIPTAVSTASHPKALQDVKLDVKGLYANSPVSAVACLLVGIANGAWGTLGAVYGARIGISTAEIALMMSLVVVAGAAMQLPAGRLSDKTDRRFVLAGAAFGAALFALAIFLFEPRSAIFVLIFTAAYGAFAYTLYSIAVAHANDHARSEDFVKVSGGLLLLYGFGTMIGPLLGAALMGWVRPEGLFLATAFAHLSLAAYTLLRISRRAPVPIEDRDAFKTQPADRSVTPEALRLDPRRKAETNG encoded by the coding sequence ATGTTCGCAGCCTACCGACCGATCCTCTCGCTGCTTCGCGGCACTGCCTTCCTGCTGGCGGCATCCGGCTTGCACGGCCTGCTCCTGCCGTTGCGCGGTCAACTTGAAGGGTTCTCGACGGCATCGCTCGGCCTGATGGGCACCGCCTGGGCCGGCGGCTTCGTCACCGGCTGCTTCTTTGCCCCGCGCCTCGTGCGCCGCGCGGGACATGTGCGGGCCTTCGGCGCCTTTGCGGCGTCGGGAGCGATCGTGGCGCTGCTGACCGGCTTGATCATCGACGAATACGTCTGGATCCTGCTGCGCGCTTTCACCGGCTTCACCATGGCCGGCGCCTTCATGGTCATCGAAAGCTGGCTGAACGAGAAGGCCACCAACGAGAACCGCGGCACTGTCTTTGGCCTCTACATGATGGTCACCTACGCCTCGATCATGGGCGGACAGATGATCGTCGCCGGCGGTGACGTGCGATCGGACTCGCTGTTCATGATCACCGGCATCCTGTTTTGCCTGTCGCTCATTCCGACCGCCGTTTCGACGGCGTCGCATCCCAAGGCGCTGCAGGATGTCAAGCTTGACGTCAAAGGCCTTTATGCCAATTCGCCGGTGTCGGCGGTCGCTTGCCTGCTGGTCGGCATCGCCAATGGCGCCTGGGGCACGCTGGGTGCCGTCTACGGCGCCCGCATCGGCATTTCCACGGCCGAGATCGCCTTGATGATGAGCCTCGTCGTCGTCGCCGGCGCTGCCATGCAGCTTCCGGCCGGGCGCCTGTCCGACAAGACCGACCGACGTTTCGTGCTGGCGGGCGCGGCCTTCGGCGCGGCGCTGTTTGCGCTTGCGATCTTCCTGTTCGAGCCGCGCTCAGCCATCTTCGTCCTGATCTTCACGGCGGCCTACGGCGCTTTTGCCTACACGCTCTATTCGATCGCCGTCGCCCACGCCAACGACCACGCGCGATCCGAGGATTTCGTCAAGGTCTCGGGCGGCCTGTTGCTGCTCTATGGTTTCGGCACGATGATCGGCCCGTTGCTGGGCGCGGCCCTGATGGGGTGGGTCCGGCCGGAAGGCCTGTTCCTGGCGACGGCGTTCGCGCATCTCAGTCTCGCCGCCTATACGCTGCTGCGCATCAGCCGCCGCGCCCCGGTGCCGATCGAGGATCGCGATGCCTTCAAGACACAGCCGGCCGACCGCTCGGTCACGCCGGAAGCGCTGCGGCTTGACCCGCGAAGAAAAGCTGAAACCAATGGTTGA